One window from the genome of Carcharodon carcharias isolate sCarCar2 chromosome 9, sCarCar2.pri, whole genome shotgun sequence encodes:
- the LOC121282275 gene encoding gap junction alpha-3 protein-like — protein sequence MGDWSILGNLLESAQQHSTVVGKVWLTSLFIFRILVLGTATEKVWGDEQVFFSCDTKQPGCQNVCYDRIFPISHIRFWVLQIIFVSTPTLVYLGHIFHLVRMEEKQKQRDKEKLSRHQPGDKEALTQNAKDIKCPLLNDQGKIRMQGALLRTYVFNIIFKTLFEVGFILAQYYLYGFELKPLYKCSYLPCPNTVDCYISRPTEKTVFIIFMLLMACLSLLLNLIEIFHLGLKKFRKSEKDNQVSKSTCKQNGALPIERSEPCAPSYHYFANHSGSQLYKIESGFNVSPLTKTNSVCHPYNGNMAIKQNQDNFAMMDDKQGNQEETSALPNSHVSVTDKRRNSDTSKQSNRTRSDDLAI from the coding sequence ATGGGAGACTGGAGTATCTTGGGGAACCTGTTGGAAAGTGCCCAGCAGCACTCCACCGTGGTAGGAAAGGTGTGGTTAACGTCTCTGTTCATTTTCCGTATTCTGGTGCTGGGGACTGCCACCGAGAAGGTCTGGGGAGATGAGCAGGTCTTCTTTTCCTGCGACACCAAACAGCCCGGCTGTCAGAATGTCTGCTACGACAGGATCTTCCCCATCTCCCACATCCGCTTCTGGGTGCTGCAGATCATCTTTGTGTCCACCCCCACGCTGGTCTATCTGGGCCACATCTTCCACCTGGTGCGgatggaggagaaacagaagcagaggGATAAAGAGAAGCTGAGCAGGCATCAACCTGGAGACAAGGAGGCATTGACACAGAATGCCAAGGACATCAAATGCCCCTTGCTGAATGATCAGGGCAAAATTAGAATGCAAGGAGCTCTTCTACGCACTTATGTGTTTAACATTATTTTTAAAACCCTTTTTGAAGTTGGCTTCATATTGGCACAGTACTATCTATATGGCTTTGAGCTCAAACCTCTTTACAAGTGTAGCTACCTGCCATGCCCTAACACCGTTGACTGTTACATCTCCCGTCCGACTGAGAAAACGGTTTTCATTATATTCATGCTGCTTATGGCTTGCCTTTCACTACTTTTGAACCTAATTGAAATATTTCATCTAGGACTCAAGAAATTTAGAAAGAGTGAGAAGGACAACCAAGTCTCAAAGTCCACCTGTAAGCAGAATGGGGCGCTCCCAATTGAGAGGTCGGAGCCCTGCGCCCCAAGTTACCATTACTTTGCCAATCACAGTGGGTCGCAGCTATACAAGATAGAGTCAGGCTTCAATGTCTCCCCACTGACAAAAACAAACTCTGTGTGCCATCCTTACAACGGCAATATGGCAATAAAACAAAACCAAGACAATTTTGCCATGATGGATGACAAGCAGGGGAATCAGGAGGAGACAAGCGCACTACCCAACAGccatgtttctgtgactgacaaGAGGAGGAATAGTGACACGAGCAAACAGAGCAATCGGACCAGATCAGATGATCTTGCAATCTAA